A segment of the Acidobacteriota bacterium genome:
CAATCAATATATGAAAAATACCAGAGAGTTTTCTGAAAATTATGGCGTTCAATTATCAACAGAGGCAACGCTAATAAACAACAGAGAAGCTGTTTTATTTACAATTTTCCCTTCTGAATCAAAGAAATTAACCCATTTTCTTCATCTTCTTTTAACATATTCTCTAAACCGAATTGCATTAAGCTCCGGAGGAAAACCTTATGGAATCGGGACATGGAACCTGCCTTTACTGAATAAAAAATTTTCTGAAGAAGAAATAAGGAAATACAGAAGTTTCAAAAAGGAAGTTGATCCCATGAATTTAATAAACTACGGCAAATCCTTTTCAGTCGACAAGAAAATTACATATCTTTTAAAGTCAGCATATTTATTGAGTTATCCATTTTCAATTCCTAATACTTTTACTAAATATCTTTCTAAAAATCATAATCATAACTCCAGGAAGGCTAAAAATTCATTCTCTGAAACAGATGCCTGCGCGAACTGTGGAGCCTGTACTATAATATGCCCTGCATATTTAAAAGATAGAAACGAAATAGTAACAGCAAAAGGAAAACTTTTCCTGTTAAAACAGTTACTCAATGGGAATTTCGTTCCAAAACAAATTGCTGAGAATGTATTCCTGTGTTTACACTGTAAACTATGCGAAAATGTATGCCAGAGTAAGTTAAAATTGTCCCCTTTATGGGATAAGCTCGAGTCCATTGTAGAAAATAAATTCGGACGCCCTGAAGAGAAAATAGATGAATTTGTAAAACAAATTGAATCCAGTCAGGAGTATATTCGACTCCTCGATCTGCTGAGTATTCCGGAAAATAACCGAAAGGAAATGCATAATGTATAAAAAATATCACATAGAAACCTCTCCAGTAAAATTACCCTCAAACCAGATTGGTAAGTTCCAGATAATACGAGATGCGAAATGTCTAAATTGTGGTCGATGCATTAATTTCTGCATTTACAATGTCCATAAACGTGACTTGAATGATCCTCGCAAGATGTCTGAGCCAATTAGCTATCTCTGTAAGAACTGCTTTTCCTGCATTCAAAACTGTCCTCAGCAGGCTCTTAAAATGATTAACAATAGTGAATATGAAAATTTAGGAAATTCTTACTGGACTCCGCAGAAAATCTTTACAATCTGGAATGAAGCAGAAGAGGGAAAGATTCCTGTATACGGTGCAGGTTATCGAGGTCCATTCAAAGGCTCGGGCTTTGATTCTATATGGACAGATATGTCAGAAATAGTTCGAC
Coding sequences within it:
- a CDS encoding (Fe-S)-binding protein; the protein is MFEGNSQDEAFLNLVKNKEGILAEDYLTSFLWNERFFPFSIKHFYPSILGCENILPIKNLNQYMKNTREFSENYGVQLSTEATLINNREAVLFTIFPSESKKLTHFLHLLLTYSLNRIALSSGGKPYGIGTWNLPLLNKKFSEEEIRKYRSFKKEVDPMNLINYGKSFSVDKKITYLLKSAYLLSYPFSIPNTFTKYLSKNHNHNSRKAKNSFSETDACANCGACTIICPAYLKDRNEIVTAKGKLFLLKQLLNGNFVPKQIAENVFLCLHCKLCENVCQSKLKLSPLWDKLESIVENKFGRPEEKIDEFVKQIESSQEYIRLLDLLSIPENNRKEMHNV